The Sesamum indicum cultivar Zhongzhi No. 13 linkage group LG6, S_indicum_v1.0, whole genome shotgun sequence genome has a segment encoding these proteins:
- the LOC105164600 gene encoding guanine nucleotide-binding protein alpha-1 subunit: protein MVFMLYTLIDNMGLLCSRQRHNPADSEENEQTAEIDRRIEQETKAEKHIQKLLLLGAGDSGKSTIFKQIKLLFQSGFDEAELKGYIPVIHANVYQTIKILHDGSKELSLSLADSSKFMISDENKKIGEKLSEIGGRLDYPHLTKELAHEIETLWRDNAIQETYSRGNELQVPDCTHYFMENLQRLSDADYVPTKEDVLYARVRTTGVVEIQFSPVGENKKSGEVYRLFDVGGQKNERRKWIHLFEGVTAVIFCAAISEYDQTLFEDDNKNRMMETKELFEWVLKQPCFEKTSFMLFLNKFDLFEKKVLKVPLNVCAWFKDYQPVSTGKQEIEHAYEFVKKKFEELYFQSIAPDRVDRVFKIYRTTALDQKLVKKTFKLVDETLRRRNLFEAGLL from the exons ATGGTATTTATGTTGTATACTCTAATTGATAATATGGGGTTACTCTGCAGTAGACAGCGCCACAATCCAGCTGATTCAGAAGAGAATGAGCAG ACTGCAGAAATAGATAGAAGAATTGAGCAAGAAACAAAAGCAGAAAAGCATATCCAGAAGCTCTTATTACTTG GTGCTGGAGATTCTGGCAAATCCACCATTTTCAAGCAG ATAAAACTTCTGTTTCAGAGTGGGTTTGATGAGGCTGAACTAAAAGGCTACATTCCTGTCATCCATGCCAATGTTTATCAGACaataaaa ATATTACATGATGGATCCAAGGAACTGTCTCTAAGTTTAGCAGATTCCTCAAAATTCATGATATCTGATGAAAATAAG AAAATTGGGGAGAAACTTTCTGAAATCGGTGGTAGGTTGGATTATCCACATCTAACTAAAGAGCTTGCACATGAGATCGAGACTCTTTGGAGAGATAATGCCATACAG GAGACATATTCCCGTGGTAATGAACTTCAAGTTCCGGATTGCACCCattattttatggaaaattTGCAAAGATTGTCAGATGCGGACTATGTTCCTACAAAG GAAGATGTTCTTTATGCCAGGGTTCGGACAACTGGTGTTGTAGAAATCCAGTTCAG CCCAGTTGGAGAGAACAAAAAAAGTGGAGAAGTATATCGGCTCTTTGATGTTGGAGGCCAgaagaatgaaagaagaaaatggattCATCTATTTGAGGGTGTTACAGCTGTGATTTTCTGTGCTGCTATAAGCGA GTATGATCAAACTCTCTTTGAGGATGATAACAAGAACCGAATGATGGAGACGAAGGAGCTCTTTGAGTGGGTTCTAAAGCAGCCTTGCTTCGAG AAAACTTCTTTCATGCTATTCCtcaacaaatttgatttatttgaaaagaaagttCTGAAA GTCCCTCTGAATGTATGTGCATGGTTCAAGGATTACCAGCCAGTTTCAACAGGAAAGCAAGAAATCGAGCATGCATATGA GtttgtgaagaaaaaatttgagGAATTGTATTTCCAAAGCATTGCCCCTGATCGTGTGGACCGGGTCTTTAAGATCTACAGAACAACTGCCTTGGATCAGAAACTTGTGAAGAAGACTTTCAAACTGGTAGATGAGACTTTGAGAAGGCGAAATCTATTCGAAGCAGGACTATTGTGA